Proteins encoded in a region of the Triticum dicoccoides isolate Atlit2015 ecotype Zavitan chromosome 3A, WEW_v2.0, whole genome shotgun sequence genome:
- the LOC119267449 gene encoding probable RNA-dependent RNA polymerase 3 isoform X2 gives MSTPGPASPAQMRAPPALPLPAAVDQHAGEAAALRVLRLIGESRKPVRNFSGYIMWVARNAPDAPSASAESAVYAFGPSSGDDSVLGPMHDDDVQMDDNAPGSELAFNLSNHAMIEVQSPARQRPHGLHSNSNGSPVGAVACLLPNPVAMEVDKPDCDVPEMLPVMPNQGGMEEFVEHPSFRMQDQVQPLQVDSPTPPLAHAVPDHAMVQVGSPGLGMVSGLQHQVGFDSPVRQIIPTSPRMVSTPSPVREITRRVHQMGCPSGTVGVQASPTMECMMPADPLVTANASRATASRQLLALGELEFVQIFMIYVYLAGKKMEDVGVLHEDYIRSLNSLPMDRFELEIWNKFGHKFLAECDRRQNLDWDPSKTRVYHCHIEQRGDSIVTVFKGPYIENTRTSLQKVVGDDNVLVVNFSDISRHTNAGDNFETGCHFYHHVFEDGIILGLRRYRFLIHKDGGRERRIKAEKNKERNKKCTSSVRCYFVRTECDWDKGVPYILSNRTIGDARKLFMHVHTVPSVAKYVARFGLVLSKTITLLDGEDLSKIDVVIVDDVPCKDKYGNIVLKHREALIHTDGTGLISEDLAKKCPTYVFKGNLLRIHDDSVDSKEDQFDIDDHPLLMQVRMFYNGLAVKGTLLVIRKLPERTIHVRPSMIKVNSDPSLSATDPKGH, from the exons ATGAGCACCCCCGGCCCGGCCTCCCCAGCGCAAATGCGCGCTCCGCCGGCCCTGCCGCTCCCGGCCGCGGTGGATCAGCACGCCGGCGAGGCGGCCGCGCTGCGGGTGCTGCGGCTGATCGGGGAGTCGCGGAAGCCCGTCCGGAACTTCTCCGGCTATATCATGTGGGTGGCGAGGAACGCGCCGGATGCCCCTAGCGCTAGCGCCGAGAGCGCCGTCTACGCCTTCGGCCCCTCCAGCGGAG ATGACTCTGTACTGGGACCAATGCACGATGATGATGTTCAAATGGACGATAACGCTCCAGGCAGTGAATTGGCTTTCAATCTATCAAACCATGCCATGATCGAGGTCCAAAGCCCTGCCCGTCAGAGGCCTCACGGTTTACATAGCAACAGCAACGGGAGCCCTGTTGGGGCAGTTGCTTGCTTGTTGCCGAACCCAGTTGCAATGGAGGTTGATAAACCTGACTGCGATGTCCCAGAAATGTTACCCGTGATGCCAAACCAAGGAGGAATGGAAGAGTTTGTCGAGCATCCGTCTTTCAGGATGCAAGACCAGGTACAACCGTTGCAGGTTGACAGTCCTACCCCGCCATTGGCCCATGCGGTGCCAGACCATGCTATGGTGCAAGTTGGGAGCCCTGGCCTCGGCATGGTGTCTGGGTTGCAGCATCAGGTGGGGTTTGATAGCCCGGTCCGGCAGATCATTCCTACGTCTCCAAGGATGGTTTCCACCCCAAGTCCAGTGCGCGAGATCACAAGGCGTGTGCATCAAATGGGGTGCCCATCAGGAACTGTGGGGGTCCAAGCATCACCAACCATGGAGTGCATGATGCCAGCAGACCCTCTTGTTACTGCAAATGCATCAAGGGCAACCGCGAGCCGTCAGTTGTTAGCGCTGGGAGAGCTAGAGTTTGTTCAGATTTTCATGATATATGTCTATCTTGCAGG TAAGAAGATGGAAGATGTGGGTGTACTACATGAGGACTATATTAGGTCCTTGAATTCACTGCCCATGGATCGTTTTGAGTTGGAAATATGGAACAAATTTGGTCACAAGTTTCTAGCAGAGTGTGACAGGAGACAG AATCTTGATTGGGACCCAAGCAAGACAAGAGTGTACCATTGCCATATCGAGCAAAGAGGCGATTCCATAGTTACGGTTTTCAAG gGGCCATATATAGAGAACACAAGGACTAGTCTACAGAAAGTTGTTGGGGACGACAATGTTCTTGTTGTGAACTTTTCAGATATATCTAGGCACACCAATGCTGGTGATAACTTCGAAACCGGCTGTCACTTTTACCATCACGTTTTTGAAGATGGCATCATCTTGGGTTTGCGTCGCTATCGCTTTTTGA TTCACAAAgatggagggagggagaggagaatAAAAgcggaaaaaaataaagagagaaaCAAGAAATGCACTTCTTCTGTTAGGTGCTACTTTGTTCGCACCGAGTGTGACTGGGACAAGGGTGTGCCTTATATCCTCTCCAACAGAACAATTGGTGATGCCCGCAAGCTTTTTATGCACGTACACACTGTCCCCAGTGTGGCAAAATATGTGGCCAG GTTTGGTTTGGTATTGTCCAAAACTATTACACTACTCGATGGTGAAGACCTATCAAAAATTGACGTTGTAATTGTTGATGATGTACCTTGCAAG GATAAATACGGAAACATTGTTCTCAAGCATAGGGAGGCTTTGATCCACACTGACGGGACTGGCCTAATATCAGAAGATTTAGCTAAGAAATGCCCTACATATGTATTTAAGGGGAACCTTTTGAGGATACATGAT GATAGTGTGGATTCAAAGGAGGATCAATTTGACATCGATGATCAT CCTCTTCTTATGCAGGTCCGTATGTTCTATAATGGACTTGCTGTAAAGGGAACCCTTCTTGTTATTAGAAAG CTTCCTGAAAGGACTATCCATGTACGACCATCAATGATAAAAGTAAACTCAGATCCTAGTTTATCAG CAACCGACCCAAAAGGGCATTGA
- the LOC119267449 gene encoding probable RNA-dependent RNA polymerase 3 isoform X1: MSTPGPASPAQMRAPPALPLPAAVDQHAGEAAALRVLRLIGESRKPVRNFSGYIMWVARNAPDAPSASAESAVYAFGPSSGDDSVLGPMHDDDVQMDDNAPGSELAFNLSNHAMIEVQSPARQRPHGLHSNSNGSPVGAVACLLPNPVAMEVDKPDCDVPEMLPVMPNQGGMEEFVEHPSFRMQDQVQPLQVDSPTPPLAHAVPDHAMVQVGSPGLGMVSGLQHQVGFDSPVRQIIPTSPRMVSTPSPVREITRRVHQMGCPSGTVGVQASPTMECMMPADPLVTANASRATASRQLLALGELEFVQIFMIYVYLAGKKMEDVGVLHEDYIRSLNSLPMDRFELEIWNKFGHKFLAECDRRQNLDWDPSKTRVYHCHIEQRGDSIVTVFKGPYIENTRTSLQKVVGDDNVLVVNFSDISRHTNAGDNFETGCHFYHHVFEDGIILGLRRYRFLIHKDGGRERRIKAEKNKERNKKCTSSVRCYFVRTECDWDKGVPYILSNRTIGDARKLFMHVHTVPSVAKYVARFGLVLSKTITLLDGEDLSKIDVVIVDDVPCKDKYGNIVLKHREALIHTDGTGLISEDLAKKCPTYVFKGNLLRIHDDSVDSKEDQFDIDDHPLLMQVRMFYNGLAVKGTLLVIRKLPERTIHVRPSMIKVNSDPSLSGGHSFNSLEIVSTSNRPKRALTSRFLITLLQYGGVPADCFMELLGKALKDVEKARHKTRDSLEVAFNHGDMDDLMSARMILSGIRPEDEAYLQYQLTTMTKEEREGFKQGRIPVNQCYYLMGTTDPTGTLKPHEVCVIHCF, translated from the exons ATGAGCACCCCCGGCCCGGCCTCCCCAGCGCAAATGCGCGCTCCGCCGGCCCTGCCGCTCCCGGCCGCGGTGGATCAGCACGCCGGCGAGGCGGCCGCGCTGCGGGTGCTGCGGCTGATCGGGGAGTCGCGGAAGCCCGTCCGGAACTTCTCCGGCTATATCATGTGGGTGGCGAGGAACGCGCCGGATGCCCCTAGCGCTAGCGCCGAGAGCGCCGTCTACGCCTTCGGCCCCTCCAGCGGAG ATGACTCTGTACTGGGACCAATGCACGATGATGATGTTCAAATGGACGATAACGCTCCAGGCAGTGAATTGGCTTTCAATCTATCAAACCATGCCATGATCGAGGTCCAAAGCCCTGCCCGTCAGAGGCCTCACGGTTTACATAGCAACAGCAACGGGAGCCCTGTTGGGGCAGTTGCTTGCTTGTTGCCGAACCCAGTTGCAATGGAGGTTGATAAACCTGACTGCGATGTCCCAGAAATGTTACCCGTGATGCCAAACCAAGGAGGAATGGAAGAGTTTGTCGAGCATCCGTCTTTCAGGATGCAAGACCAGGTACAACCGTTGCAGGTTGACAGTCCTACCCCGCCATTGGCCCATGCGGTGCCAGACCATGCTATGGTGCAAGTTGGGAGCCCTGGCCTCGGCATGGTGTCTGGGTTGCAGCATCAGGTGGGGTTTGATAGCCCGGTCCGGCAGATCATTCCTACGTCTCCAAGGATGGTTTCCACCCCAAGTCCAGTGCGCGAGATCACAAGGCGTGTGCATCAAATGGGGTGCCCATCAGGAACTGTGGGGGTCCAAGCATCACCAACCATGGAGTGCATGATGCCAGCAGACCCTCTTGTTACTGCAAATGCATCAAGGGCAACCGCGAGCCGTCAGTTGTTAGCGCTGGGAGAGCTAGAGTTTGTTCAGATTTTCATGATATATGTCTATCTTGCAGG TAAGAAGATGGAAGATGTGGGTGTACTACATGAGGACTATATTAGGTCCTTGAATTCACTGCCCATGGATCGTTTTGAGTTGGAAATATGGAACAAATTTGGTCACAAGTTTCTAGCAGAGTGTGACAGGAGACAG AATCTTGATTGGGACCCAAGCAAGACAAGAGTGTACCATTGCCATATCGAGCAAAGAGGCGATTCCATAGTTACGGTTTTCAAG gGGCCATATATAGAGAACACAAGGACTAGTCTACAGAAAGTTGTTGGGGACGACAATGTTCTTGTTGTGAACTTTTCAGATATATCTAGGCACACCAATGCTGGTGATAACTTCGAAACCGGCTGTCACTTTTACCATCACGTTTTTGAAGATGGCATCATCTTGGGTTTGCGTCGCTATCGCTTTTTGA TTCACAAAgatggagggagggagaggagaatAAAAgcggaaaaaaataaagagagaaaCAAGAAATGCACTTCTTCTGTTAGGTGCTACTTTGTTCGCACCGAGTGTGACTGGGACAAGGGTGTGCCTTATATCCTCTCCAACAGAACAATTGGTGATGCCCGCAAGCTTTTTATGCACGTACACACTGTCCCCAGTGTGGCAAAATATGTGGCCAG GTTTGGTTTGGTATTGTCCAAAACTATTACACTACTCGATGGTGAAGACCTATCAAAAATTGACGTTGTAATTGTTGATGATGTACCTTGCAAG GATAAATACGGAAACATTGTTCTCAAGCATAGGGAGGCTTTGATCCACACTGACGGGACTGGCCTAATATCAGAAGATTTAGCTAAGAAATGCCCTACATATGTATTTAAGGGGAACCTTTTGAGGATACATGAT GATAGTGTGGATTCAAAGGAGGATCAATTTGACATCGATGATCAT CCTCTTCTTATGCAGGTCCGTATGTTCTATAATGGACTTGCTGTAAAGGGAACCCTTCTTGTTATTAGAAAG CTTCCTGAAAGGACTATCCATGTACGACCATCAATGATAAAAGTAAACTCAGATCCTAGTTTATCAGGTGGGCACTCCTTCAACTCACTGGAAATTGTTTCAACGAG CAACCGACCCAAAAGGGCATTGACATCAAGGTTTTTAATCACGCTGCTTCAATATGGAGGGGTTCCAGCGGATTGTTTTATGGAGCTCCTAGGGAAGGCACTAAAAGATGTTGAGAAAGCTCGCCATAAAACTAGAGATTCCCTTGAAG TTGCATTTAACCACGGTGACATGGATGATTTAATGTCTGCACGGATGATCCTTTCTGGAATTCGACCAGAAGATGAGGCATACTTACAGTACCAGCTTACTACAATGACCAAAGAGGAAAGAGAAGGATTCAAACAAGGCAGGATCCCTGTCAATCAGTGTTATTATCTGATGGGCACAACAGATCCTACAGGGACACTAAAGCCCCATGAAGTCTGTGTGATACATTGTTTTTAA